In one window of Ruminococcus hominis DNA:
- a CDS encoding plasmid mobilization protein, with the protein MSREKSEKVCITFRLSEEEHEKLKQYSSACGLSTAEFMRQLCRGNAPQPQPEKEFWELLGTLYEVHVAFKKCIPYAPSADEICREIEDFILELQRNYTLPQQFDMEKLTEQGAV; encoded by the coding sequence ATGAGTAGAGAAAAATCAGAAAAAGTATGCATTACTTTTAGATTGAGCGAAGAAGAACATGAAAAATTAAAGCAGTATTCATCCGCCTGCGGTCTGTCCACCGCAGAATTTATGCGTCAGTTATGCAGGGGAAACGCACCGCAGCCACAGCCAGAGAAAGAATTTTGGGAACTATTAGGCACGCTTTACGAAGTACACGTAGCCTTTAAAAAGTGTATCCCCTACGCCCCTTCCGCTGATGAAATATGCAGGGAGATTGAGGATTTTATCTTGGAACTGCAACGGAATTATACCCTCCCACAGCAGTTTGACATGGAAAAATTGACGGAACAGGGGGCAGTCTGA
- a CDS encoding sigma-70 family RNA polymerase sigma factor, with product MELSSSDKERIQHQYDALAKKTLVGEAKSHRRTLAKRAAREVTFSDLSESELAQLFTTDEYESDYFRFQVSGFDVLVKNELLAEALNALPERKRDIILLSYFLDMSDAEIGELLNVVRTTVFRHRKSALAKIKQYLEGKADDEYR from the coding sequence ATGGAGCTATCTTCTTCCGACAAGGAAAGAATACAACATCAGTACGACGCATTAGCAAAGAAAACTTTGGTCGGCGAAGCGAAAAGCCACCGCCGCACTCTTGCGAAACGCGCAGCACGCGAAGTTACTTTTTCGGATTTGAGCGAAAGCGAACTCGCGCAGCTTTTCACAACGGACGAATACGAAAGCGATTATTTCCGTTTTCAAGTGTCCGGCTTTGATGTACTCGTCAAAAATGAACTGCTTGCCGAAGCCCTTAACGCTTTGCCCGAAAGGAAACGCGACATTATCCTTTTGTCCTACTTCTTGGATATGAGCGACGCGGAAATTGGCGAACTGCTGAATGTTGTACGCACGACGGTTTTCCGGCACAGGAAATCCGCGCTTGCGAAAATCAAACAGTATTTGGAGGGAAAAGCAGATGATGAATACCGTTAG
- a CDS encoding relaxase/mobilization nuclease domain-containing protein encodes MAATSLWHIEGRLKDLISYVENPEKTVPNKEMQDFFDVFSYVKNPQKTDNGEFVSAINCLKETALQQMILTKKQYQKTGGYIAWHGYQSFKPDEVTPEQCHEIGLKLAREMWGDKYQIIVVTHLDRGHLHNHFCFNSVSYLDGSKYNYSKSEQKRLRETSDRLCREYGLSVIENPKKAPSRPLYLDEKSGKPTRYNVYLEDLAEAISGSRDIPHMMKYLIDKGYEVDFSGGHWKMKLPQYKHFTRLDTLDERLTPDFIRSHLGTRARYGNYKAKISYSPHMPEEYKKAWKPHQKTRGILALYYYWCYQLGIFPKGTDYKPTSPLMKEELRKLDEITTQVRYMSEHNISTLSDLHADREKNQTEMDRLTNYRRHLQNKIRRASPAEKETLREEKNGVTERITELRKRLKYADGIEKRSAHIDDCLNQIHDTVENQRSNQNGRTDRKREDALR; translated from the coding sequence ATGGCGGCAACGAGCCTCTGGCACATCGAAGGACGGTTGAAAGACTTAATTTCTTATGTGGAAAACCCAGAAAAGACCGTGCCGAATAAGGAGATGCAGGACTTCTTTGACGTGTTCTCCTATGTGAAGAATCCACAGAAAACGGACAATGGAGAGTTTGTTTCCGCCATCAACTGTTTAAAAGAAACAGCGTTACAGCAGATGATTCTAACGAAAAAGCAGTACCAGAAGACAGGCGGGTATATCGCTTGGCACGGCTACCAGAGCTTCAAGCCAGACGAAGTAACGCCCGAACAATGCCACGAAATCGGCTTAAAACTTGCGAGGGAAATGTGGGGCGACAAGTACCAGATAATCGTTGTCACCCACCTTGACAGGGGGCATCTCCACAATCACTTCTGCTTCAACTCTGTTTCCTATCTGGATGGGAGCAAATATAATTACTCAAAATCGGAGCAGAAACGGCTAAGGGAAACGTCAGACCGCTTGTGCAGAGAGTACGGATTATCGGTGATTGAGAACCCGAAGAAAGCACCGTCAAGACCGCTGTATCTGGATGAAAAGAGCGGCAAGCCGACACGCTACAACGTCTATCTGGAAGATTTAGCGGAGGCAATCAGCGGCAGTCGGGATATTCCGCACATGATGAAGTATCTAATCGACAAAGGCTACGAGGTTGATTTTTCGGGCGGGCATTGGAAAATGAAGCTGCCGCAGTATAAGCATTTCACAAGATTAGATACGCTTGATGAACGCTTAACGCCCGATTTTATCCGTTCACATTTAGGCACAAGGGCAAGATATGGGAACTACAAAGCAAAGATTTCCTACTCTCCCCATATGCCCGAAGAATATAAAAAGGCTTGGAAACCGCACCAGAAAACAAGGGGAATCTTAGCGTTGTATTACTATTGGTGCTATCAGTTGGGGATATTTCCCAAAGGCACGGACTACAAGCCGACAAGCCCGCTTATGAAAGAGGAGCTTCGGAAACTGGATGAGATTACCACACAGGTACGCTATATGTCGGAGCATAACATCTCCACCCTCTCCGATTTGCACGCCGACAGGGAGAAGAACCAGACGGAAATGGACAGGCTTACCAACTATCGGCGGCATTTGCAGAATAAGATACGGCGTGCTTCACCCGCCGAGAAAGAAACGCTCCGAGAAGAAAAAAACGGGGTGACGGAACGGATAACGGAGCTGCGAAAGCGGCTGAAATATGCGGACGGGATTGAAAAACGCTCTGCCCACATTGATGACTGCTTGAACCAAATCCACGATACGGTTGAAAATCAAAGGTCAAACCAGAATGGCAGGACAGACCGCAAGAGGGAGGACGCATTGCGATGA
- a CDS encoding sigma-70 family RNA polymerase sigma factor — MAYNNGREDRKWRIWKEAEEKVLREHGVDEATIEQIRIDDRADFNSNRRFYHWTSDFGEYLEGMADREQSAEVKTVEDLLDEIEDENLYQALLTVDRRTLQIVLLKMKGYSTKEIAPLVHLTTGAIYARLDHLRKKLRKIL, encoded by the coding sequence ATGGCATATAACAACGGACGTGAGGACAGGAAGTGGCGTATCTGGAAAGAAGCCGAGGAAAAAGTGTTGCGGGAACATGGAGTTGATGAAGCTACCATCGAACAAATCCGTATTGACGACAGGGCAGACTTTAATTCCAACAGGCGGTTTTACCATTGGACAAGCGATTTCGGGGAATACCTTGAGGGAATGGCAGACAGGGAACAGTCAGCCGAAGTAAAGACCGTTGAAGATTTACTGGATGAAATCGAAGATGAAAATCTGTATCAGGCATTACTTACGGTGGACAGGCGTACACTGCAAATCGTTCTGCTGAAAATGAAAGGGTATTCCACAAAAGAGATTGCCCCGCTTGTGCATTTAACGACGGGTGCTATCTATGCACGGTTAGACCATCTTAGAAAAAAGTTGCGGAAGATTTTATAG
- a CDS encoding transposon-encoded TnpW family protein — MDKKQTITTERKIGKITYLVQALPSEKATDTIHKKIEKLIVKDLQKKPGNPGFLASE, encoded by the coding sequence ATGGATAAAAAACAGACAATTACAACCGAACGCAAAATAGGGAAAATCACCTATCTTGTTCAAGCGTTGCCGAGTGAAAAGGCAACCGATACAATCCATAAAAAGATTGAGAAACTCATTGTAAAGGATTTGCAGAAAAAGCCCGGAAATCCGGGATTTTTAGCGTCCGAGTAG
- a CDS encoding helix-turn-helix domain-containing protein — MMNTVRKSENLLPFPVISAAANGDTTAMCAILKHYEGYIAKLCTRTLKDDAGNTYSYVDEEMRNRLQVRLITRTLAFHVG, encoded by the coding sequence ATGATGAATACCGTTAGGAAGTCTGAAAATCTGTTGCCGTTCCCTGTCATTTCCGCAGCGGCAAACGGCGACACAACCGCCATGTGCGCGATCTTGAAGCACTACGAGGGTTACATAGCGAAACTTTGTACCCGCACGCTGAAAGACGACGCGGGCAATACCTATTCCTATGTGGACGAGGAAATGCGTAACAGGCTGCAAGTGCGCCTTATTACCCGCACCCTTGCTTTTCATGTAGGATAA
- a CDS encoding TnpV protein — MVQSIFEEMGGRYERQGEYILPCLTIPPEKEQSIDLFGRRHLDYLREYRKITYTNLLTSGRLNAYLADIDRQAQEHFERLIEGMKQAQGITECLKEENALEWTGRTNNIRACAREIVEKEIIFA; from the coding sequence ATGGTACAATCAATCTTTGAGGAAATGGGCGGCAGATACGAACGGCAAGGCGAATACATTTTACCCTGCCTTACCATACCACCCGAAAAGGAACAGTCGATAGACTTATTCGGACGGCGGCACTTGGACTATCTGCGGGAGTACCGCAAAATTACATACACCAATCTTCTCACAAGCGGCAGGCTCAATGCTTACCTTGCCGACATTGACAGACAGGCACAGGAACACTTTGAACGGCTCATAGAGGGCATGAAGCAAGCACAGGGCATAACGGAATGCCTAAAGGAAGAAAACGCCTTAGAATGGACTGGAAGAACGAATAACATAAGGGCTTGTGCGAGGGAGATTGTGGAAAAGGAAATTATTTTTGCATAA
- a CDS encoding recombinase family protein, with the protein MLQSNKITALYCRLSQEDMQAGESGSIQHQKMILQRYADEHHFLNTKFFVDDGFSGVSFEREGLQAMLQEVEAGRVATVITKDLSRLGRNYLKTGELIEIVFPENGVRYIAINDGVDTAREDNEFTPLRNWFNEFYARDTSKKIRAVKQAQAQKGERVNGEYPYGYIPDPNNRHHLIPDPETAPIVKQVFAMFVSGVRMCEIQKWLAENKVLTIGALRYQRTGQARYQRAMIAPYTWPDKTLYDILARQEYLGHTITAKTHKVSYKSKKTRKNEEEQRYFFPNTHEPLVDEETFELAQKRIATRHRPTKAAEIDIFSGLLFCAGCRHKMYYQQGVNIEPRKFSYSCGAWRNRARTGSECTSHYIRKNVLLDLVLEDMRRVLRYVKEHEQDFICKATEYGDMEARKALAQQQKELFKAQARMTELDTLFRKLYEDNALGRLTDERFVFLTSGYEDEKKSLAARIDELQQQIATVTERKRDISRFIQIVGKYSDIQELTYENVHEFIDRILIHELDRETNTRKIEIHYSFVGQVDTEQEPTQVVNHDRRNMVDVKSIAI; encoded by the coding sequence ATGTTACAGTCGAATAAAATCACCGCCCTTTACTGCCGTTTAAGTCAAGAGGATATGCAAGCCGGAGAAAGCGGAAGCATACAGCACCAAAAAATGATACTTCAACGCTATGCGGACGAACACCATTTTTTGAACACAAAGTTTTTTGTGGACGACGGATTTTCCGGCGTGAGTTTTGAGCGCGAGGGGCTGCAAGCGATGTTGCAGGAAGTGGAAGCCGGACGAGTGGCGACGGTCATTACCAAAGACCTTTCCCGTCTTGGCAGAAACTATCTGAAAACGGGCGAACTCATAGAGATTGTATTTCCCGAAAACGGAGTACGCTATATCGCGATCAACGACGGAGTTGACACAGCGCGGGAGGATAACGAGTTTACCCCCTTGCGGAACTGGTTTAACGAGTTTTACGCCCGCGACACAAGCAAGAAAATCCGCGCAGTTAAACAGGCACAGGCGCAAAAAGGCGAGCGCGTCAACGGGGAATATCCATACGGCTATATCCCAGACCCGAACAACCGCCACCACCTTATACCCGACCCGGAAACCGCGCCGATTGTCAAACAGGTTTTCGCTATGTTTGTTAGCGGCGTGCGTATGTGCGAAATCCAAAAATGGCTTGCGGAAAACAAAGTCTTGACGATTGGAGCGTTGCGCTATCAGCGTACAGGACAGGCGCGGTATCAGCGGGCAATGATCGCCCCCTATACTTGGCCGGACAAAACGCTCTATGACATATTAGCAAGGCAGGAATATTTAGGGCATACCATAACCGCGAAAACTCACAAGGTATCCTACAAGTCGAAAAAGACCCGGAAGAACGAAGAAGAACAACGCTATTTCTTCCCAAACACCCATGAGCCGCTTGTTGACGAGGAAACCTTTGAACTTGCGCAAAAGCGGATTGCTACCCGCCACCGCCCGACAAAAGCAGCGGAGATTGATATTTTTTCCGGCTTGCTGTTTTGCGCTGGTTGCAGACATAAGATGTATTACCAACAGGGCGTAAATATCGAGCCGCGCAAGTTTTCCTATTCTTGCGGCGCATGGCGCAACAGGGCAAGGACAGGCAGCGAGTGTACCTCTCATTATATCCGCAAAAACGTACTTCTTGATTTAGTGCTGGAAGATATGCGGCGGGTTTTGCGGTATGTTAAGGAACACGAACAGGACTTTATCTGTAAAGCTACCGAGTACGGCGACATGGAAGCGAGAAAGGCATTAGCGCAGCAGCAAAAGGAACTTTTCAAAGCACAGGCGCGTATGACCGAACTTGACACGCTTTTCCGCAAGCTGTATGAGGACAACGCATTAGGCAGACTGACAGATGAACGGTTTGTGTTTCTAACTTCCGGCTATGAGGACGAAAAGAAATCCCTTGCCGCAAGGATAGACGAGTTACAACAGCAGATCGCAACCGTTACCGAGCGAAAAAGGGATATATCAAGGTTTATTCAGATTGTCGGGAAATACAGCGACATACAGGAATTGACCTATGAAAACGTCCATGAGTTTATCGACCGTATTTTGATACATGAATTAGACCGGGAAACCAACACCCGGAAAATCGAAATCCATTATAGCTTTGTCGGACAGGTTGATACCGAGCAGGAGCCGACGCAAGTTGTCAACCATGACCGCCGCAACATGGTAGATGTAAAAAGTATCGCTATCTAA
- a CDS encoding cysteine-rich KTR domain-containing protein produces MLKKYWIKCPICNGKTRVQVFHNTVLKDFPLFCPKCKLTHIIDVEKLEIVIKNTEKQTFII; encoded by the coding sequence ATGCTTAAAAAATATTGGATAAAATGTCCGATTTGTAACGGAAAGACGAGAGTTCAAGTATTTCATAATACTGTATTAAAAGATTTTCCTCTTTTCTGCCCTAAATGCAAATTGACGCATATCATTGATGTAGAAAAATTAGAGATTGTAATCAAAAATACAGAAAAACAAACTTTTATTATTTAG
- the tet(O) gene encoding tetracycline resistance ribosomal protection protein Tet(O) — MKIINLGILAHVDAGKTTLTESLLYTSGAIAEPGSVDKGTTRTDTMNLERQRGITIQTAVTSFQWEDVKVNIIDTPGHMDFLAEVYRSLSVLDGAVLLVSAKDGIQAQTRILFHALQTMKIPTIFFINKIDQEGIDLPMVYQEMKAKLSSEIIVKQKVGQHPHINVTDNDDMEQWDAVIMGNDELLEKYMSGKPFKMSELEQEENRRFQNGTLFPVYHGSAKNNLGIRQLIEVIASKFYSSTPEGQSELCGQVFKIEYSEKRRRFVYVRIYSGTLHLRDVIRISEKEKIKITEMCVPTNGELYSSDTACSGDIVILPNDVLQLNSILGNEILLPQRKFIENPLPMLQTTIAVKKSEQREILLGALTEISDGDPLLKYYVDTTTHEIILSFLGNVQMEVICAILEEKYHVEAEIKEPTVIYMERPLRKAEYTIHIEVPPNPFWASVGLSIEPLPIGSGVQYESRVSLGYLNQSFQNAVMEGVLYGCEQGLYGWKVTDCKICFEYGLYYSPVSTPADFRLLSPIVLEQALKKAGTELLEPYLHFEIYAPQEYLSRAYHDAPRYCADIVSTQIKNDEVILKGEIPARCIQEYRNDLTYFTNGQGVCLTELKGYQPATGKLICQPRRPNSRIDKVRHMFHKLA, encoded by the coding sequence ATGAAAATAATTAACTTAGGCATTCTGGCTCACGTTGACGCAGGAAAGACAACATTAACGGAGAGTTTATTGTATACCAGTGGTGCAATTGCAGAACCAGGGAGCGTAGATAAAGGCACAACAAGGACAGATACAATGAATTTGGAGCGTCAAAGGGGAATCACTATCCAGACAGCAGTGACATCTTTTCAGTGGGAGGATGTAAAAGTCAACATTATAGATACGCCAGGCCATATGGATTTTTTGGCGGAAGTATACCGTTCTTTATCCGTATTAGACGGAGCAGTATTATTAGTTTCTGCAAAGGATGGCATACAGGCACAGACCCGTATACTGTTTCATGCACTACAGACAATGAAGATTCCGACAATTTTTTTCATCAATAAAATTGACCAAGAGGGGATTGATTTGCCAATGGTATATCAAGAAATGAAAGCAAAGCTTTCTTCGGAAATTATAGTGAAGCAAAAGGTTGGGCAGCATCCTCATATAAATGTAACGGACAATGACGATATGGAACAGTGGGATGCGGTAATTATGGGAAACGATGAACTATTAGAGAAATATATGTCAGGGAAACCGTTTAAAATGTCAGAACTGGAACAGGAAGAAAACAGGAGATTCCAAAACGGAACGTTATTTCCCGTTTATCACGGAAGCGCTAAAAACAATCTGGGGATTCGGCAGCTTATAGAAGTAATTGCCAGTAAATTTTATTCATCAACGCCTGAAGGTCAATCTGAACTATGCGGGCAGGTTTTTAAGATTGAATATTCAGAGAAAAGGCGGCGTTTTGTTTATGTGCGTATATATAGCGGAACATTGCATTTGAGGGATGTTATTAGAATATCTGAAAAAGAGAAAATAAAAATCACAGAGATGTGTGTTCCGACAAACGGTGAATTATATTCATCCGATACAGCCTGCTCTGGTGATATTGTAATTTTACCAAATGATGTTTTGCAGCTAAACAGTATTTTGGGGAACGAAATACTGTTGCCGCAGAGAAAATTTATTGAAAATCCTCTCCCTATGCTCCAAACAACGATTGCAGTAAAGAAATCTGAACAGCGGGAAATATTGCTTGGGGCACTTACAGAAATTTCAGATGGCGACCCTCTTTTAAAATATTATGTGGATACTACAACGCATGAGATTATACTTTCTTTTTTGGGGAATGTGCAGATGGAAGTCATTTGTGCCATCCTTGAGGAAAAATATCATGTGGAGGCAGAAATAAAAGAGCCTACTGTTATATATATGGAAAGACCGCTTAGAAAAGCAGAATATACCATCCACATAGAAGTCCCGCCAAATCCTTTCTGGGCTTCTGTCGGGTTGTCCATAGAGCCGCTCCCTATTGGAAGTGGAGTGCAGTATGAAAGCAGAGTTTCACTTGGATATTTAAACCAATCGTTCCAAAATGCGGTTATGGAGGGGGTTCTTTATGGCTGCGAGCAGGGGCTGTATGGATGGAAAGTGACAGACTGTAAAATCTGTTTTGAATATGGATTGTATTATAGTCCTGTAAGTACCCCCGCAGACTTTCGGCTGCTTTCCCCTATCGTATTGGAGCAGGCTTTAAAAAAAGCAGGGACAGAACTATTAGAGCCATATCTCCACTTTGAAATTTATGCACCGCAGGAATATCTCTCACGGGCGTATCATGATGCTCCAAGGTATTGTGCAGATATTGTAAGTACTCAGATAAAGAATGACGAGGTCATTCTGAAAGGAGAAATCCCTGCTAGATGTATTCAAGAATACAGGAACGATTTAACTTATTTCACAAATGGGCAGGGAGTCTGCTTGACAGAGTTAAAAGGATACCAGCCAGCTACTGGTAAACTTATTTGCCAACCCCGCCGCCCGAATAGCCGTATAGATAAGGTTCGGCATATGTTCCACAAGTTAGCCTAA
- the rlmN gene encoding 23S rRNA (adenine(2503)-C(2))-methyltransferase RlmN, with protein MKRLPKYTPAEVRNDPYGFTYKEMSEVIGENEAKALYEELYKQLPRKKNLSMLVKNICKSSDTEKYVYELKDNKYIETVFIKRRDGGTVCVSTQVGCPVGCIFCESGRNGFVRNLTSSEIVQQIILLRRKVNRIVFMGMGEPLFNYDNLIKAIHILRDRYGLNFPTDGITISTVGPVDQLKKLREEHLKIQLTISLHAATQSARNRIIPHMRIYAIEDVVKQALSYSERHNRKIVFAYLLLPGINDRPSDVRQLAKWFRGKKVMINVLQYNPTSNSRIKAPQKREIVAFKHQLEQAGLEVTMRVSHGREINAACGQLANTYNKFKKK; from the coding sequence ATGAAACGTTTACCTAAATATACGCCTGCGGAAGTACGGAATGATCCATACGGATTTACTTACAAAGAAATGTCGGAAGTTATTGGCGAGAATGAAGCAAAAGCCTTATATGAAGAATTATATAAGCAATTACCACGCAAAAAAAATCTATCAATGTTGGTAAAAAATATTTGCAAAAGCAGTGATACTGAAAAGTATGTTTACGAACTGAAAGACAACAAATACATTGAAACGGTTTTTATCAAGCGGCGAGATGGTGGAACTGTTTGCGTGAGCACACAAGTCGGTTGTCCTGTTGGTTGTATTTTTTGTGAGTCCGGGCGAAATGGCTTTGTTCGTAATCTAACATCGTCAGAAATCGTACAACAGATTATATTGTTGCGTCGAAAAGTAAACCGTATCGTTTTTATGGGTATGGGAGAGCCTTTATTCAATTATGACAACTTGATAAAAGCAATCCATATTCTCCGAGATAGATATGGGCTCAACTTTCCAACCGACGGCATTACCATATCAACAGTTGGTCCGGTCGATCAATTAAAAAAATTGCGCGAGGAACATCTTAAAATTCAGTTGACAATATCTTTACACGCAGCAACACAATCTGCAAGAAATCGTATTATTCCTCACATGCGCATATATGCTATTGAAGATGTTGTTAAGCAAGCCTTATCCTATTCTGAAAGGCATAATCGCAAAATTGTCTTTGCGTATTTGCTTTTACCGGGTATAAATGACCGGCCCTCAGATGTAAGACAACTTGCAAAATGGTTTCGGGGCAAAAAAGTTATGATTAACGTGTTACAATACAACCCAACAAGCAATTCAAGAATTAAAGCACCACAGAAACGGGAAATAGTTGCATTCAAACATCAATTAGAGCAAGCAGGACTTGAAGTTACTATGAGAGTTTCTCATGGCAGAGAGATTAACGCGGCTTGTGGACAGTTAGCTAACACATATAATAAATTCAAAAAAAAATGA
- a CDS encoding transposon-transfer assisting family protein: MRNVNLEENELTITAIFQQHTKEETIQTLKEALEVMEQEESDPENDEMIEIINSTVGKLQQIEDKYYYSLDLNYYLNNLENDAYEA; this comes from the coding sequence ATGAGAAATGTAAACCTGGAAGAAAACGAACTGACTATTACTGCTATCTTCCAGCAGCACACAAAGGAAGAAACAATCCAAACACTGAAAGAAGCTTTGGAAGTTATGGAACAGGAAGAAAGTGATCCTGAGAATGATGAAATGATTGAGATCATCAATTCTACAGTTGGAAAATTACAGCAGATCGAAGACAAATACTACTATTCTCTGGATCTGAATTATTATCTGAATAACTTGGAGAACGATGCCTATGAAGCTTAA
- a CDS encoding DUF4316 domain-containing protein, which translates to MKLNQFAVYRVDQQTAGKALWHLPYQEARQQNVSITVENYRLVSIHEMQENEKVADIWKRMKKQCEVSDVLVLNKNGEISCYYVDENYPQYLAGFIRINTSGALITMETENYQIDGKKGNWIATDTIIIDGKQFYLMEHQVYRDQAQGVILDAYGKMVVEECKKFDEKTKQKIHDYIQQQVPLNPVEQLKQDGKIRLEHYQKFYQNGTYERSRESGTEANYDMVDGLVNNQKKNQEKTSDASSNNQTSRNQQDGKSKKRRSVIKRLHQKQIAIARRSGKPIPKYLDQEMERKRG; encoded by the coding sequence ATGAAGCTTAATCAATTTGCAGTCTACCGAGTAGATCAGCAGACAGCAGGAAAAGCACTGTGGCATCTGCCATATCAAGAGGCAAGACAGCAGAATGTGTCGATTACTGTCGAAAATTACCGATTAGTCTCGATTCATGAAATGCAGGAAAATGAAAAAGTCGCTGACATCTGGAAACGAATGAAAAAGCAATGCGAAGTCAGTGACGTGCTCGTATTGAACAAGAACGGAGAAATCAGTTGCTACTATGTAGATGAAAACTATCCACAGTATCTGGCCGGATTCATTCGTATCAATACATCCGGTGCACTGATCACTATGGAAACTGAGAATTATCAGATCGATGGGAAAAAAGGAAACTGGATTGCCACAGACACCATCATTATTGATGGAAAACAGTTTTATTTGATGGAACATCAGGTATACCGAGATCAGGCCCAGGGTGTTATCCTGGATGCCTATGGAAAAATGGTTGTCGAAGAATGTAAGAAATTCGATGAAAAGACAAAACAAAAGATTCATGATTACATCCAACAGCAAGTACCGCTAAATCCGGTCGAACAGCTAAAACAAGATGGTAAAATCCGTCTGGAACATTACCAGAAATTCTACCAGAACGGCACTTATGAACGAAGCAGAGAATCTGGTACCGAAGCCAATTATGATATGGTGGACGGTCTGGTGAATAATCAGAAGAAGAATCAGGAAAAGACCTCTGATGCTAGCAGCAACAATCAGACCTCCCGAAATCAACAGGATGGAAAATCTAAGAAACGAAGATCCGTGATCAAACGTCTGCATCAGAAACAGATTGCCATTGCTCGCCGGTCCGGAAAACCGATACCCAAATACCTGGATCAGGAAATGGAAAGAAAGCGGGGGTAG
- a CDS encoding helix-turn-helix domain-containing protein: MAKRPVPLYDFKAFGAAIKAARNEYGESRKKVSDELYISPRYLANIENKGQQPSLQVFYDLVTRYHISVDQFFFPNSNAEKSTGRRQLDALLDGMSDKGIYFRFK; the protein is encoded by the coding sequence ATGGCAAAAAGACCCGTACCATTGTACGACTTTAAGGCTTTCGGGGCAGCTATAAAAGCCGCGAGAAATGAATACGGCGAGAGCCGCAAAAAGGTAAGCGACGAGTTATATATTTCCCCGCGCTACCTTGCGAATATCGAGAACAAGGGACAACAGCCGAGTTTACAGGTATTCTATGACCTTGTAACCCGGTATCATATTTCGGTAGATCAATTTTTCTTCCCGAACAGCAATGCGGAGAAATCCACCGGGCGGCGGCAGCTTGACGCGCTGCTGGACGGTATGAGCGATAAAGGCATTTATTTTAGGTTTAAATAA
- a CDS encoding helix-turn-helix domain-containing protein — MITFGRKLKHLRQKNHLTQKELGMAVGFPDSCADVRIAQYESDVRTPKEDLMKIFASTLGVPVELFTVPVLSEPREYEAAEYWRYELGAELD, encoded by the coding sequence ACATTTAAGACAGAAAAATCATCTCACCCAGAAAGAACTTGGCATGGCTGTTGGATTTCCCGACAGCTGTGCTGATGTCCGGATTGCTCAGTATGAAAGCGATGTCCGAACACCAAAAGAGGATCTTATGAAAATCTTTGCATCAACACTCGGTGTTCCGGTTGAACTCTTTACTGTACCGGTACTCTCAGAACCTAGGGAATATGAGGCGGCGGAGTATTGGAGGTATGAGTTAGGGGCGGAACTAGATTAA